The sequence below is a genomic window from Pithys albifrons albifrons isolate INPA30051 chromosome 21, PitAlb_v1, whole genome shotgun sequence.
ATTGAGGCTATTAAGTGCAGCACAAAGACTCCAccactgcagcctctgctggTGGCTTCAAATTAAATAGCATCAGTGGagggaaaaaacattttaaaaatccacaTCACACTCTAGCAGAATTACAGAGAAATACCACAAAATCTTTGTCACGACTAATCTCAGCAGCTGTATTTTCCCCAGCACAACAGAATAAccagatggaaaacaaaaacttacagagagcaaaataaaagagaagaggTTATTAGGGTTATTAGAGTTTTCAAGAGGCCTTTTGCAATGAGGCAGGTGCATCCCTGTGTAATGGTGCTTCCTGAATGTGAGGAGAATGAAGTGAATTCTGCCACATGTAGAGGCCTGACTAGGCAAGAAAACCCAGAAAGTCTGTAGCCATTATTGTACTATTAACCCCCAGcaattcagttttgaaaaacCTAAATGAGtgcaaagaattattttgttcCCTCCCCTGCTTCCAGTACTCCCAAACCATCTATGTTTCAGTTCTACTTATGACCTCACTGTGTTCATTTGAGATTACTTTCCTGACAGGCTTTTgcagtaattttctttaaatatcacAGGTAGATTTGGCACTGGTCAAAGCACTTCAGGACCAAGTACTGCAGAATCTGGAGCTTCCATGACCAAGTACAATATCAGAACACAAAAGCAGCTATGGGGGCATATCCAACATATCTACTGCTGCCAGTGGACAGCCAGCAGGAATAATCATTAATGACAGTGGTAAAACTGGAATCTGCAACCTAGTGCTCAAATATACaagcaaacatttaaaaatacagtaatggCCTTTCATACTAAACTTGAAGCTGTTTCTAGAGATCCAAATTGCAGAGCAGACTTGACTCCAACCTCCCAAAGTGCCCTGTACAATTAGCACCCAGCCAAGTactcagaataaaaattattattttggtttACAATCCAGTATAACCCACCTTTCTCCTGTGCCCAAAACCTCATGTAGTTTCATGCTAGAACAAGATTTTCATGGCTGTTCTCTTTCCACTTCAAGTTCTATGCTCTAGAAGGCATGTAGAACACAGAACTTGAATTCACACAATCAAGCCTTATAAAACAGTTTAGTTTGTACCTTCTCAACCACTGCAATTTTTCCCCTACCACTTGagaaatttaatattaaatatcaCTCTTGGGCTACAGGAGGAAACTAATGTAAAAGCAATTCCCTTGATTGTCCTTGTTTATATAAGCAGGATTTTACCATCACAAGCCTAACAAGGGCAACCCCGCCAGAGTCTGCTCAAGTTCGCTTCCTACTTGaagtttcttccttctccatACCCACTTCTCCATCTCCCAGGACAAGtcattacatatatatttaaacttCCACagacttttcatttttcacaagGGGAGGTTGTTTGATGATTTGGAAGAGCTTGCCTTGGAGCTGATGACTTAAGGACAGCTATCCTGGAATGCAAACCTTCGCAGGTGTACTGGGGAAAGGGGTGGGAGAAAGCACATGTGCAGTACACCTGACTGCTGGCAGCTGACTGGCCAGCCAACCGTTTCTCCTGGGGGTTCTCACACGTAGTGTCTGCCAAGAATAGCCATGTTCAAATTCTCTCTTCAGTATCTTGATTTAAAAACTGCAAGTTCCGTTATACAAGACCCTGAAAGGGCAGGTGTCTGGAAAAAGCTTCTCAAACCGCACCACCTCACTGCTCATGGGAAGTGGGAAACTGGCAAGTCGTTAGACAGGAAAGCAACCACATAGAACCAGAGTTATGAATCCCACTCCTGTCCTGGCAGGAACAGGGGCCAGTCTGTAGGTGAAGCACATAGTGCATAACTCACACCTCAGTTCTCTAAGCCTATAGTGTTGCTTTGTGCGCACAAATGCCCGTTTGCTTCTCCAGGGAGCCAAGATGCCAAATGAAGATGAATCTCCAGAGTCCAAGTGATCCCTCCCTACTGCCTGAACCCGCTCCAAGAACATCAATGCCAGTCTGGACCAAGTCCATCCCCTGGCTCACACTCTAGTGGCCGAGCTGGCGGTCGTCATAGGTGCTGTATCTCTTTACGTGGATCCGGCGCACTCGGTCGCGCAGCTCGAACCCCTCGTCATCCTCGCTGTGCGATGCCtggctccggctccggctcgTTGCTTCCAGCAGAGAGTTATCAGGAACCCGTGGTGTTTCATACAGTAAGACATTTAGTGTTTCCTCATAAATTCGTGCCTCAGGGAATTCAACCTACAACAGACAGCACACATCCTGTTCCTGATCCATCCAGGGTAACGTGAGGGCAACAAAATCCATATATGAAAAGACACTTCAGCCGTAAAGAAACATATATTATAAAGAGAGTAAAACAATTAGAAATGAACAAAGCAGACTAATTCCTGGTAGAAGATTACTCCCACCACCAGGCTCCTCTTCTTCTACATTGTTCTGGAAGGGAAAACAGTATCTCTGATTCTTACTACTGGACCCTGGTCACCTTACCTGTGCTACTAGAAATTCAAAGTTAACTCCTAAATTTAGGGAAACTCTGTAGATTCACCATGCTAgtcattcacttaagagttggactcaatgatccttgtgggtcccttccaactcagaatattctgtgacaCTGTGATTTCTAACCTGTAACAGACAGGTGGGTGAAGCTCCATTACCTTGGTTTGCTTCTTCTCCGTGGCGTACACTATGGAGGTGCAGCAGACCTCGGCGAGTTTGCGGCCCTGCCCATAGAAGGACCAGCAGCAGATCTCATCCCCTATCACATCCTTGATGAACAGGACTCTGCCGTTGAACCGCAGAGAGAGCTTGTCGAACAGCTCAATGTTCTTCAGCAGGTTGTCATCTGAGTTACTGAAACACAGCACCAAAAGCAGGGAGGAGGTTTTTCTGCTGCCCATCTCTGCCCATTTTATACGTCTGCTCCACCAGCTTTCAGCATTGATCTAACTGCAGAATACAAATAAGTAGTGACTCATTGCCACATGCTGCCAAGAAAACGGGGGTAACAGCCCATTTTGGATACAAATACACTGCTCTGACCTGTGTAAGCAAACACACCAGCCTTCAGAGGTCAAGTTAGATAATTAACAATGACAGCACAATGTCCCCAACAATTACATCAGCTATCCACAATTCTCCCAATTGACACTCGAGGTGATCCAACCCCACGCTCACTGCAGTTCTCTGGCTTGATCACAGCAAAAGTCCAAAGTTGGTGTGTGTTGGAAGAGGACTCTTgtaatcaaaaaaaaaacaaccacaagcCCAAGCTAAAATGAGCCAAGTTAGGTCACCTACCCTCTTCCTCTACTGCCATAGTCAATGGGAGCCTTCCCAATACAGCAGGGAAATATCCCAGACATACCTGGTGTAGGAGTATTTATTGTTGCTCCTATTATAAAGCAGCTTAACAACAGGCTGttggaacagagagaaaagcagaaaaagtaaGTTCTGTGTTTAAATACATTTAGCATAAATTCACAATTCTTAGAAGCACTTACTTTCATTGATGACTCTATCAGTCTCTCTTCTTCCTTCGGAGAGGTGATAATAGGGATACTGCAGACAGGCTCATACAGGTCTTTCTTGTCCTGttttaaggaaagaagaaatagaGGAAATAGAGAAATGCTAAAGCtaacactgctgctgctctctcctCTAGCCATGTTCCCAAATGCTGTGAtgcacatgaagaaaaaaaaagctctgggTTGCTATAGTGACCACACAGCTTACCTTGATCTGCAACCCAAAATCATAGTTTTAGTTAAATGGGAAGGATTTTCAGTGATGACTATTTCATACCACCACATAATTTGGAGTGTGGGGACTACCTCTGTCTGAGCTGGACCTGGGAAAGACTGTTCCCAGGGTTTCAGAACCTGCCAGAAAGGTGAATCCCTGGAGTGGAGCATCCTGGGATCTCAGGAGATGGGAACAGGATATCTCCTGTCTCAGAAGACAAGAGATGAAAAAACAGGCACAAGACAGAACtgcctgttttgttttaacCTAGGGGGAAGTGGTTGGCTATGTaatattttctgctgttgtttggggttttttacctttttagtaaaatcattatttttttacttcattcaGACTGCTCGTAACTTTTACTCTCTCTGTGTTGGAGGAGGGAAATACAAGGGAAGGGTTCATCCCATGAGAGCTCCCAAcctttcaaatatatatatactagTCACTAGACCAAGACACCATATTAGAACATATGCTCAATCATGTTTATTCAACAGTTTCCTCTGAATTTCTGgactttctttcatttcacaCCAGAGGAACTCATTCCCTATTTATTTCctaaatactatttttaaaatatcttataCATCTCTGATTTGTTACCATCTCTAAGGCTATGAAATAATCTCTATAGTTATTTTAAGTAAATTTCATAAGCAAATCACCCACAAAAAACTTCACAGGCTACTTCTGTTCCTACCTGCAGGGATGCTTGGCACAAGTCCACTAAGCCCTGGATGAGATAGTATTTGGCTTCTGCCATCAACTCTTGGATCTCCTGCCTGTGTTTTGGAAGTACAATTGTGTCATCTCGGAGATAGTTTAAAATTGTTCCGAAGTGCTTCCCACAACGGTCTATAAGGATCCAGCCTGAAAAACAACCAACACATTTCAGTCACCTCAACACAAGAGGTAAGAAAAAGCTCTTTGGAAAGGTTAAATAAGCCTGAGGTTTCCTGAAACTGCAAAGGACACTTCTCCCATTTCACCCCATGGAAGTCTTTACTGACTTTGAGCAAACCAAACCTGGTTCCAGAACAGAACCTGACAGTGGAAACCCTTTGGTAACTGTCCAGATGTTCCCACTGCTTTCCCTGAAAAGCAAAGCCTCAAGATAAAAATACTTGGTTTCCTGCACGAGACACAAAGATTGCTGCAGGAACCTGACTGCAGTGGTACACTGTGATGCTGAGCAGTCAGGAGCTTTGCACTGAGAGAACCAAGGAAGGACTAGAGGAGAGAATTCACAAGTGTTTGCAACAAGTATATTTGGGATAAGTTCTGCGGCCTAACAAGGTGGATTTGGCCTAAcatcttctgctgctgtttggagTTAAAGAGAGAGAAGTGTTCTGAAGATGCTAAAGGGTAGACCAGCACAGAACACACGATGTGGGGAAACAAGCTGTTCTAGTCCCCAAACAGGAGCAAAGAACACGACAGACAGATcaggagggagcacagaggggatGCAGCACAGGAAACAGTAGCAGACAGACGGTTCTTGCCATTTTACAACATCCCTGAAGTCACATTCTCTAGGAAACAGGATGTCTGACTGCTGCCAAACAATAGCAACAATCAGATGCACGCAGGCAGAGGGCTTAATGCAGTGTCAAACCCTTTCCCATAAtatggaaagcaggaaaaaaagttttttggGATCTAGGTACAGAAAACAATCTACGAAAGTAAGCTAAACCTCTGATGGATTCTCACATCTCCAGGTGGAGAACATGATCCTTGGTTTCCGTTCAGGTTGAGGCTCTTATACAAAACTGTCTGTTCTGCTCTCTTGAATGTATCTGGGATTTATGATGCCAATATCCTGTGTCCAGCTGGAAGTGACACACTGCCTGCCTGACCCTCACCATGACAGCACAGTGAGCCACAAGTGAAATATGCTGCTGGGAGGatgaaaaagagatttttttcaacAAAGCAAGACAGGTTATTCTGAGACTTAAAGCTGAAAACTGCACGTCCCTCCCCACGTCCGCAGTTTGAATGATGCCACTGCATGATGTGCC
It includes:
- the TNFAIP1 gene encoding BTB/POZ domain-containing adapter for CUL3-mediated RhoA degradation protein 2, producing the protein MSGDTCLTLCPAAGPKPKAGSFKGGSLGNKYVRLNVGGSLYYTTVQVLTRHDTMLKAMFSGRMEVLTDKEGWILIDRCGKHFGTILNYLRDDTIVLPKHRQEIQELMAEAKYYLIQGLVDLCQASLQDKKDLYEPVCSIPIITSPKEEERLIESSMKPVVKLLYNRSNNKYSYTSNSDDNLLKNIELFDKLSLRFNGRVLFIKDVIGDEICCWSFYGQGRKLAEVCCTSIVYATEKKQTKVEFPEARIYEETLNVLLYETPRVPDNSLLEATSRSRSQASHSEDDEGFELRDRVRRIHVKRYSTYDDRQLGH